A stretch of Desulfarculaceae bacterium DNA encodes these proteins:
- a CDS encoding RsbRD N-terminal domain-containing protein, giving the protein MKLKTILAKHKSAIVDQWIDAIVQTYPSETAKFLKSKKDQYHNPVGHTIVAETNNLFDQVLEGVDREKITPFLDRIIRVRALQEFTPAQALSFVFSLKYIIRKEIGREIDTEALDQELVDLEATIDYMALVAFDIYMGCREQLYELKVKEMHSNAFSLLRRANILVETTGEEPESV; this is encoded by the coding sequence ATGAAGCTCAAAACCATCCTGGCAAAACATAAGTCCGCCATCGTGGACCAGTGGATAGACGCCATCGTGCAGACTTATCCCAGCGAAACCGCGAAGTTTTTAAAGAGCAAGAAGGACCAGTACCACAACCCGGTGGGCCACACCATCGTGGCCGAGACCAACAACCTGTTCGATCAGGTTCTGGAGGGCGTGGACCGCGAGAAGATAACGCCCTTCCTGGACCGCATCATCCGGGTGCGGGCCCTTCAGGAATTCACCCCCGCCCAGGCTCTGTCCTTCGTCTTCTCGCTCAAGTACATCATTCGCAAGGAAATAGGCCGCGAGATCGACACCGAGGCCCTGGACCAGGAGCTGGTCGACCTGGAAGCCACCATCGACTACATGGCCTTGGTGGCCTTTGACATCTACATGGGATGCCGTGAGCAGCTTTATGAGCTGAAGGTCAAGGAAATGCATTCCAACGCCTTCAGCCTGCTGCGGCGGGCGAATATTTTGGTGGAAACAACCGGCGAAGAGCCGGAAAGTGTGTAA
- the nrfD gene encoding polysulfide reductase NrfD — MLEKALSGSKLYWTWLICLLVVIGAGFGAYLVQYNKGLMITGMSRDVSWGFYIAQFTFLVGVAASAVMLVLPYYLHHYKTFGRITILGEFLAIAAVIMCILFITVDLGKPSRILNVMLHPTPNSILFWDMIVLNGYLIINLVAGWVTLEAERKQLAPPGWIKPIIYLSIPWAVSIHTVTAFLYAGLPGRGFWLTAIMAPRFLASAFAAGPAVLILLGYLVKKLTRFDAGREAFETLAKIVCYAIILHIFFFLLEVFTVAYSAIPSHTSHLKYLYFGLHGHNNLVPWVWTALACGFTAIVLLVNPRTRKNPTILPFACVLVFICTWIDKGMAMISGGFVPNPLHEVTEYSPTGLELMITIGVYAAGALVLTILYKVALGVKAEEEAV; from the coding sequence ATGCTTGAAAAGGCGCTAAGCGGAAGCAAGCTGTACTGGACCTGGCTCATCTGCCTGCTCGTGGTTATCGGAGCCGGTTTCGGGGCCTATTTGGTTCAGTACAATAAAGGCCTCATGATCACCGGCATGAGCCGGGACGTTTCCTGGGGCTTCTACATCGCCCAGTTCACCTTCCTGGTGGGCGTTGCCGCCTCGGCGGTCATGCTGGTGCTGCCCTACTATCTGCACCACTACAAGACCTTCGGGCGCATCACCATCCTGGGCGAATTCCTGGCCATCGCGGCGGTGATCATGTGCATCCTGTTCATCACCGTCGACCTTGGTAAACCGAGCCGCATCCTGAACGTGATGCTGCACCCCACGCCCAACTCCATCCTGTTCTGGGACATGATCGTCCTGAACGGATACCTGATCATCAACCTGGTGGCCGGGTGGGTGACTCTGGAGGCCGAGCGCAAGCAGCTGGCTCCTCCGGGGTGGATCAAGCCCATCATCTACCTGTCCATCCCCTGGGCGGTGTCCATCCACACCGTGACGGCCTTCCTGTACGCCGGTCTGCCCGGCCGCGGCTTCTGGCTCACCGCCATCATGGCCCCGCGCTTTTTGGCCTCGGCTTTCGCGGCCGGCCCCGCGGTGCTCATCCTGCTGGGCTACCTGGTCAAGAAGCTCACCCGCTTCGACGCGGGCCGCGAGGCCTTCGAGACCCTGGCCAAGATCGTTTGCTACGCCATCATCCTGCACATCTTCTTCTTCCTGCTGGAGGTGTTCACGGTGGCCTACAGCGCGATCCCCAGCCACACCTCGCACCTGAAGTACCTCTACTTCGGCCTGCACGGGCACAACAACCTGGTGCCCTGGGTTTGGACCGCTCTGGCCTGCGGCTTCACGGCCATCGTCCTCTTGGTCAACCCGCGCACCCGCAAGAACCCCACCATCCTGCCCTTCGCCTGCGTCCTGGTGTTCATCTGCACCTGGATCGACAAGGGCATGGCCATGATCTCCGGCGGGTTCGTGCCCAACCCCTTGCACGAGGTCACCGAGTACTCGCCCACCGGGCTCGAGCTGATGATCACCATCGGGGTGTACGCGGCCGGCGCCCTGGTGCTGACCATCCTGTACAAGGTGGCCCTGGGGGTCAAGGCGGAGGAAGAGGCCGTCTAA
- a CDS encoding helix-turn-helix domain-containing protein yields MPELTPRELAWHITDSQGAFISESSVYRILGDGASPTTP; encoded by the coding sequence ATGCCTGAGCTCACCCCTCGAGAGCTGGCCTGGCACATCACCGACAGCCAGGGCGCCTTCATCAGCGAGTCCAGCGTCTATCGCATCTTGGGGGACGGGGCAAGCCCTACCACCCCATGA
- a CDS encoding potassium-transporting ATPase subunit KdpA: MKSKTVFGVAFLIAGLICLGAAMPAHAYAIYNHVDHEVCVAIGAGGCNFYVGSHDHHNGEHGSGLRDAAVFWNTSGGLCMGSGRFDIPKGGFIRIYKHEVKIYNHHNKHLRSKGIHRTECPSYYHLL; the protein is encoded by the coding sequence ATGAAAAGCAAGACAGTCTTTGGGGTGGCCTTTTTGATAGCCGGGCTGATCTGCCTGGGCGCGGCAATGCCGGCCCATGCCTACGCCATCTACAACCATGTGGACCACGAGGTCTGTGTCGCCATCGGGGCAGGGGGCTGCAATTTCTATGTGGGCAGCCACGACCACCACAACGGGGAGCACGGCTCGGGCCTGCGGGACGCCGCCGTGTTTTGGAACACCAGCGGCGGCCTTTGCATGGGAAGCGGCAGATTCGACATTCCCAAGGGGGGGTTCATCAGGATCTACAAGCATGAGGTGAAAATCTACAACCACCACAACAAGCATCTACGATCCAAGGGGATCCACCGCACGGAATGCCCCTCATACTACCACCTTTTATAG
- a CDS encoding 2-hydroxyacyl-CoA dehydratase family protein, with protein sequence MSIPPIPSRAEHLAAWRESGGKLCAAFPAQYPKELLWAHGILPVEVWDPPLAATRAPGHLQPYICSVVRQGLELLLAGAGDEMDIILFPHTCDSMQNLASLVGDYLKPKATSLFFYNPKAPFGQPAREFYLDRLFALDRELAGLFGPRPEGALEQALAWSRTLSGLYAKAYDLRAAGGLAVGAAEFYAVLRAGEYLHPTAFIPLLDAWLAQAVGQPSAGERIVLSGVLPGPEDLLESLDALGLVVAHDDLLSMSRRLLYPPPGEGEPLAALTESFLEMPPCSTRGSSLAERLAWLKSLAKLSKARGVVFSVVKFCEPELFDLPELRRGLKEARLPSLLIEVDVNQAAGGQASTRLEAFREMMA encoded by the coding sequence ATGAGCATCCCCCCCATTCCCAGCCGCGCCGAGCACCTGGCTGCCTGGCGCGAATCGGGCGGCAAGCTATGCGCCGCCTTTCCGGCCCAATACCCCAAGGAGCTGCTCTGGGCCCACGGGATCCTGCCCGTGGAGGTGTGGGACCCGCCCCTGGCCGCGACAAGAGCGCCGGGCCATCTCCAGCCCTACATCTGCTCGGTGGTGCGCCAGGGCCTGGAGCTACTTTTGGCCGGGGCCGGGGACGAGATGGACATCATCCTCTTCCCCCACACCTGCGACTCCATGCAGAACCTGGCCTCCCTGGTGGGGGACTACCTGAAGCCCAAGGCGACCAGCCTGTTTTTCTACAACCCCAAGGCCCCCTTCGGGCAGCCGGCCCGCGAGTTCTACCTGGACCGGCTCTTCGCCCTGGACCGTGAGCTGGCCGGGCTTTTCGGCCCCCGGCCCGAGGGCGCCCTGGAGCAGGCCCTGGCCTGGAGCCGCACCCTGAGCGGGCTCTACGCCAAGGCCTATGACCTCAGGGCCGCGGGCGGCCTGGCCGTGGGCGCGGCCGAGTTCTACGCCGTGCTCCGGGCGGGCGAGTATCTGCACCCCACCGCTTTCATCCCCCTGCTCGACGCCTGGCTGGCCCAGGCGGTGGGGCAGCCCTCGGCCGGGGAGCGCATCGTGCTCTCGGGCGTTCTACCCGGGCCGGAGGACCTTTTGGAGAGCCTGGACGCCCTGGGCCTGGTGGTGGCCCACGACGATCTGCTGTCCATGAGTCGGCGTCTGCTATATCCCCCGCCGGGCGAGGGCGAGCCCCTGGCCGCGCTCACCGAGAGCTTTTTGGAAATGCCCCCGTGCAGCACGCGGGGCTCCTCCTTGGCCGAGCGTTTGGCCTGGCTCAAGAGCCTGGCCAAGCTCAGCAAGGCCCGGGGCGTGGTGTTCTCGGTGGTCAAGTTCTGTGAGCCCGAGCTGTTTGATCTGCCCGAGCTGCGGCGGGGCTTGAAAGAAGCGCGTCTGCCCAGCCTGCTGATCGAAGTGGACGTGAACCAGGCGGCCGGCGGCCAAGCGTCCACCCGTTTGGAAGCCTTCCGGGAGATGATGGCATGA
- the dsrM gene encoding sulfate reduction electron transfer complex DsrMKJOP subunit DsrM, producing the protein MGFLFSVVAVLVLVGIALVGVGGLGLKVLFGVIIPYAAVLTFFAGLVYRVVDWARSPVPFRIPTTCGQEKSLPWIKPNKIDNPCSGGMVLLRMAFEVLTFRSLFRNMKLDYRQGPTIRYSSEKFLWLFAMMFHWAFLVVIIRHARLFTEPIAQWLQTLEHLDGFLEFNLATFGIGLPTIQISGLVLLGGVSLLLVRRIVVPSVRYISLAADWFPLFLITFIALTGILARYVIRIDVVKVKELAMGLATFHPVVPDGISVWFYVHFFLVCVLFAYFPFSKLMHLGGVFLSPTRNMVNNSRAVLHVNPWNYPVKTHDYHEYEDDFREEMVEAGLPVEKTLEEAEAEKAPAAPAPAEAEVTEEKED; encoded by the coding sequence ATTGGTTTCCTATTTAGCGTAGTCGCCGTGCTAGTGCTCGTGGGGATAGCGCTGGTGGGAGTCGGAGGCTTGGGCCTCAAGGTCCTGTTTGGGGTGATCATCCCGTACGCGGCGGTGCTCACCTTCTTCGCGGGGCTGGTCTACCGGGTGGTGGACTGGGCTCGGTCGCCGGTGCCCTTCAGGATTCCCACGACGTGCGGCCAGGAGAAATCGCTCCCCTGGATCAAGCCCAACAAGATCGACAACCCGTGTAGCGGGGGAATGGTGCTGCTGAGGATGGCCTTCGAGGTCCTCACCTTCCGCAGCCTGTTCCGCAACATGAAGTTGGACTACCGCCAGGGGCCCACCATTCGCTACAGCTCGGAGAAGTTCCTCTGGCTGTTCGCCATGATGTTCCACTGGGCCTTCCTGGTGGTGATCATCCGGCACGCCCGGTTGTTCACCGAGCCCATCGCCCAGTGGCTCCAGACCCTGGAGCACCTGGACGGGTTTTTGGAGTTCAACCTGGCCACCTTCGGCATCGGCTTGCCCACCATCCAGATCAGCGGCCTGGTGCTGCTGGGCGGGGTGAGCCTGCTGCTGGTGCGGCGCATCGTGGTCCCCTCGGTGCGCTACATCTCCTTGGCGGCCGACTGGTTCCCCCTGTTCCTGATCACCTTCATCGCCCTCACCGGCATCCTCGCCCGGTACGTCATCCGTATCGACGTGGTGAAGGTCAAGGAGCTGGCCATGGGCCTGGCCACCTTCCATCCGGTGGTGCCCGACGGAATCAGCGTCTGGTTCTACGTCCACTTCTTCCTTGTGTGCGTGCTCTTCGCCTACTTCCCCTTCAGCAAGCTCATGCACCTGGGAGGCGTGTTCCTCAGCCCCACCCGCAACATGGTCAACAACAGCCGCGCCGTACTCCACGTCAACCCCTGGAACTACCCCGTCAAGACTCACGACTATCATGAGTACGAGGACGACTTCCGGGAGGAGATGGTCGAAGCCGGCCTGCCGGTGGAAAAGACCCTGGAAGAGGCCGAGGCCGAAAAGGCGCCCGCCGCTCCGGCTCCGGCCGAGGCCGAGGTGACTGAGGAGAAGGAAGACTAA
- a CDS encoding LytTR family DNA-binding domain-containing protein, producing the protein MPDLRVIIVDDEPMARQALKRMLADFPEIELCGEADSVDQAERLIKETRAGVVFLDIELCGESGFELVPKLDNETAVVFVTAFNEYAIRAFEVNALDYLLKPVTKDRLAESIRRLGERQGQRAPSASSEGLHEDDVILVQDGKQRRWLDLKHVCLIEANGDFTLLRSADGGSGTVWRSLRQWEELLPPDQFVRIHRGMIVNLEQVEAFESLPGNRLKLCLRGVAESCVASRRLTPQIRKRLSSLAD; encoded by the coding sequence ATGCCTGATCTGCGCGTGATCATAGTGGATGACGAGCCCATGGCCAGGCAGGCTCTAAAGCGCATGCTGGCGGATTTCCCCGAGATCGAGCTTTGCGGCGAGGCCGATTCGGTGGACCAGGCGGAGCGATTGATCAAAGAAACCCGGGCCGGGGTGGTCTTCCTGGACATTGAATTGTGCGGTGAAAGCGGCTTCGAACTGGTGCCCAAGCTGGACAATGAGACAGCAGTGGTTTTCGTCACCGCTTTCAACGAATACGCTATCCGGGCTTTTGAGGTCAACGCACTGGACTATCTGCTCAAGCCGGTCACCAAGGACCGTTTGGCCGAAAGCATCCGCCGGCTCGGCGAGAGGCAGGGGCAGCGGGCGCCGTCAGCTTCCTCGGAAGGGTTGCACGAGGACGACGTAATCCTGGTCCAGGACGGCAAGCAGCGCCGTTGGCTGGACCTGAAGCATGTGTGTCTCATCGAAGCGAACGGCGATTTCACCTTATTGCGGTCCGCGGACGGCGGCTCCGGCACGGTTTGGCGCAGCCTGCGTCAATGGGAGGAGTTGCTTCCCCCTGATCAGTTCGTGCGCATCCACCGGGGGATGATCGTGAACCTAGAACAGGTCGAGGCCTTTGAATCCCTTCCGGGCAACCGGCTCAAGCTGTGCCTGAGAGGCGTGGCCGAATCTTGCGTCGCCAGCCGCCGTCTCACCCCCCAGATTCGCAAACGTCTCTCTTCCTTGGCGGACTGA
- a CDS encoding universal stress protein codes for MQDCKVDYKVVAAAIDFSDYSEITFTHAVEQARSHKSELLILNVINDRGLDELDRLAAQGYDLGGKAGYIQRVEEERQGILDKDYLPVVKDLKVRVLFTVGHPHDELLKLLKNEGVSLLVMGTKGRSNLAGALFGSTAEKIFRHAPCPVLSVRGPEHCRL; via the coding sequence ATGCAGGATTGCAAGGTCGATTACAAGGTGGTGGCCGCGGCCATAGACTTCAGCGATTATTCCGAGATCACCTTTACCCATGCCGTGGAACAGGCCCGCTCCCACAAGTCCGAGCTGTTGATCCTCAACGTGATCAACGACCGGGGCCTGGACGAGCTGGACCGCCTGGCCGCGCAGGGCTACGACCTGGGAGGCAAGGCCGGCTATATCCAGCGGGTGGAGGAGGAACGCCAGGGCATCCTGGACAAGGACTACCTCCCCGTGGTCAAGGACTTGAAGGTGCGGGTGCTGTTCACCGTGGGTCATCCCCACGACGAGCTGCTCAAGCTGCTCAAGAACGAGGGCGTGTCCCTTCTGGTGATGGGCACCAAGGGCCGCAGCAACCTGGCCGGGGCCCTGTTCGGCTCCACCGCCGAGAAGATATTCCGTCACGCCCCCTGCCCGGTGCTGAGCGTGCGCGGGCCGGAACACTGCCGCCTGTAG
- a CDS encoding VOC family protein produces MGYKGVNHLALATGDMAATIRFWRDLLGMPLKGGLGKPGYRHYFFELGPHDYIAFFEWPGVEPLVEKDHGVPVKGPYGFDHVSLGVTEQDDLWALKDKLEAAGFWASEVIDHGFIHSLYSFDPNGIAIEFSWDVPGMDLREHPIMADHQPIAEALEGPGPQPGKWPPVSQPTPPEDKVVYPGEGGAIRDDGRNAWAPDNGETDS; encoded by the coding sequence ATAGGCTACAAAGGCGTGAACCATCTGGCCCTGGCCACCGGAGACATGGCCGCCACCATCCGCTTTTGGCGCGACCTGTTGGGCATGCCCTTGAAAGGCGGGCTGGGCAAGCCCGGCTACCGCCACTATTTTTTCGAGCTGGGGCCGCATGACTACATCGCCTTCTTCGAATGGCCCGGGGTGGAGCCCCTGGTGGAGAAGGACCACGGCGTGCCGGTGAAAGGCCCCTACGGCTTTGACCATGTCTCCCTGGGCGTCACGGAGCAGGACGACCTCTGGGCCCTCAAGGACAAGCTGGAGGCCGCCGGGTTCTGGGCCAGCGAGGTGATCGACCACGGGTTCATCCACTCGCTCTACAGCTTCGACCCCAACGGAATCGCCATCGAGTTTTCCTGGGACGTGCCGGGCATGGACCTGCGCGAGCACCCGATAATGGCCGACCACCAGCCCATCGCCGAGGCCCTGGAGGGACCCGGCCCCCAGCCCGGCAAGTGGCCGCCGGTGAGCCAGCCCACCCCGCCGGAGGACAAGGTGGTCTACCCCGGCGAGGGCGGGGCCATCCGCGACGACGGGCGCAACGCCTGGGCTCCGGACAATGGCGAGACGGACTCGTGA
- the dsrJ gene encoding sulfate reduction electron transfer complex DsrMKJOP subunit DsrJ, translating into MKLYNGPQIIVGLVIFLAIFTYPFWSGAGKAAPVPKPQPVPKSVATQCVADTAYMRTSHMTLLNHWRDEVVRDGDRLYESANGKTFNMSLSNTCFQCHTSKVKFCDQCHNYLAVAPFCWDCHLVPKEKK; encoded by the coding sequence ATGAAGCTCTATAACGGACCGCAGATCATAGTTGGCCTGGTTATCTTCCTGGCCATCTTCACCTACCCGTTCTGGAGCGGCGCGGGCAAGGCGGCCCCGGTGCCCAAGCCCCAGCCGGTGCCCAAGAGCGTGGCCACCCAGTGCGTGGCGGACACCGCCTACATGCGCACCAGCCACATGACCCTGCTCAACCATTGGCGGGACGAGGTGGTGCGCGACGGCGACCGGCTCTACGAGTCGGCCAACGGCAAGACCTTCAACATGAGCCTGAGCAACACCTGCTTCCAGTGCCACACCAGCAAGGTCAAGTTCTGCGACCAGTGTCACAACTACCTGGCCGTGGCGCCGTTCTGTTGGGATTGCCACCTTGTGCCGAAGGAGAAGAAGTGA
- a CDS encoding 4Fe-4S dicluster domain-containing protein: MGVDRRQFLKLAGIAGALGLGGSVGFQLLKPGSLDAAERMPTPYQMVFPKSQGNSEVMPNPKALKGRRWGMVIDMRKLTEEKARAAIQACNYYHNVPDIPGKQTIKWIWLTGYVNAFPEVENPFADPEIKNARFIAMCNHCDNPPCVRVCPTKATFQREDGIVMMDMHRCIGCRFCMAGCPYGSRSFNFRDPRPFIKKEYPLYPTRTKGVVEKCTFCSERLAVGKLPYCAEASGGAMVFGDVDDAGSELRRLLRSRYSIRRKPNLGTHPQVYYLV, encoded by the coding sequence ATGGGCGTGGACAGGAGACAGTTTCTAAAACTCGCCGGGATCGCGGGCGCCCTTGGCCTGGGAGGCTCCGTGGGTTTCCAGCTGCTCAAGCCTGGTTCCCTGGACGCCGCCGAGCGTATGCCCACGCCTTATCAGATGGTCTTCCCCAAGAGCCAGGGCAACTCCGAGGTGATGCCCAACCCCAAGGCCCTGAAGGGCCGCCGCTGGGGCATGGTCATCGATATGCGCAAGCTCACCGAGGAAAAGGCCCGGGCGGCCATTCAGGCCTGCAACTACTACCACAACGTGCCGGACATCCCGGGTAAGCAAACCATCAAGTGGATCTGGCTGACGGGCTACGTCAACGCCTTCCCCGAGGTGGAGAACCCCTTCGCGGATCCCGAGATCAAGAACGCCCGGTTCATCGCCATGTGCAACCACTGCGACAACCCGCCCTGCGTCCGGGTGTGCCCCACCAAGGCCACCTTCCAGCGCGAGGACGGCATCGTCATGATGGACATGCACCGCTGCATCGGCTGCCGGTTCTGCATGGCCGGTTGCCCCTACGGCTCGCGGAGCTTCAACTTCCGCGATCCTCGCCCCTTCATCAAGAAGGAGTACCCCCTCTACCCCACCCGCACCAAGGGCGTGGTCGAGAAGTGCACCTTCTGCTCCGAGCGCCTCGCGGTGGGCAAGCTGCCCTACTGCGCCGAGGCCAGCGGCGGGGCCATGGTCTTTGGCGATGTGGACGACGCGGGCAGCGAGCTTCGCAGGCTGCTGCGCTCGCGCTACAGCATTCGCCGTAAACCCAACCTGGGCACCCATCCCCAGGTCTACTACCTGGTATAG
- a CDS encoding transposase → MTQGKIERYRRTLKNRINQENYYLPWDLEHQIGRFVDYYNHRRVHESLGNLPPADVYHGRAREMVTARNLVKEQTTRHRRRHNLGLRPLNSDRTATRAWGYS, encoded by the coding sequence ATGACCCAGGGCAAGATCGAACGATACCGCCGGACCTTGAAGAACCGGATCAACCAGGAGAACTATTACCTGCCCTGGGACCTGGAGCATCAGATCGGCCGTTTCGTGGATTACTACAACCACCGGCGGGTGCACGAGTCCCTGGGCAACCTGCCCCCCGCCGATGTGTATCACGGCCGGGCCAGAGAAATGGTGACGGCCAGGAATCTGGTCAAGGAGCAAACCACGCGGCACAGGAGGCGCCACAACCTGGGGCTGAGGCCTCTAAACTCGGATCGTACGGCAACACGAGCATGGGGCTATTCGTGA
- a CDS encoding (Fe-S)-binding protein, with translation MAAKTPSPEVVGKIDHHPPAQNWMDTKPEFKPGNYLYAGKASALETVGLPNPRDWNPTDDDWKLPADWKGTVREGIAQRLERFRSFKLFMDICVRCGACADKCHFFIGTGDPKNMPVLRAELIRSIYRGEFKTAGKILGRLAGGRKLTEEVIKEWFYYFFQCTECRRCSVFCPYGIDTAEITIIAREIINLIGCNIDWIASPVANCFMTGNHLGLKPHTFKENIEYLLDDIEEYVGIKIEPSFNRKGAEILFVTPSGDVFAEPGIFTLMGYLMLFEHIGLDYTWSTYASEGGNFGFFTSHEMMKRLNAKMYAESKRLGVKWILGGECGHMWRVVHQYMNTLNGPPTWLDRPVSPITGTVFENAVSTKMVHITEFTADLIKNNKLKLDPSQNDHYTVTFHDSCNTSRGMGMLEEPRYVINNVCNNFVDMAPQVIRENTFCCGSGSGLNAGEYLEMRLRGGLPRANAVKRVAEDKGVNMLSCVCAIDRAVFPALMDYWVPGTEVCGVSELVANALVMEGQGEREYNLRGEENPSYVPPEEPEGEGEAGEEGEE, from the coding sequence ATGGCTGCCAAAACTCCGAGTCCCGAAGTAGTCGGAAAAATTGATCACCATCCTCCAGCCCAAAACTGGATGGATACCAAGCCCGAGTTCAAGCCGGGCAACTACCTCTATGCGGGCAAAGCGTCGGCCCTGGAGACGGTGGGCCTGCCCAACCCGCGTGACTGGAACCCCACCGACGATGACTGGAAGCTGCCGGCCGACTGGAAGGGCACTGTCCGGGAGGGCATCGCCCAGCGCCTGGAGCGCTTCCGCAGCTTCAAGCTGTTCATGGACATCTGCGTGCGCTGCGGCGCCTGCGCCGACAAGTGTCACTTCTTCATCGGCACCGGCGACCCCAAGAACATGCCGGTGCTCCGGGCCGAGCTGATCCGCAGCATCTACCGCGGCGAGTTCAAGACCGCGGGCAAGATCCTGGGCAGGCTGGCCGGCGGGCGCAAGCTCACCGAAGAGGTGATCAAGGAGTGGTTCTACTACTTCTTCCAGTGCACCGAGTGCCGCCGCTGCAGCGTGTTCTGCCCCTACGGCATCGACACCGCCGAGATCACCATCATCGCGCGCGAGATCATCAACCTGATCGGCTGCAACATTGACTGGATCGCCTCTCCGGTGGCCAACTGCTTCATGACCGGTAACCACCTGGGCCTGAAGCCGCACACATTCAAGGAGAACATCGAGTACCTGCTCGATGACATCGAGGAGTACGTAGGGATCAAGATCGAGCCCTCCTTCAACCGCAAGGGAGCCGAGATCCTCTTCGTAACCCCCTCGGGCGACGTCTTCGCCGAGCCGGGCATCTTCACCCTCATGGGCTATTTGATGCTCTTCGAGCACATCGGGCTGGACTACACCTGGTCCACCTACGCCTCCGAGGGCGGCAACTTCGGCTTCTTCACCTCCCACGAGATGATGAAGCGCTTGAACGCCAAGATGTACGCCGAGTCCAAGCGCCTGGGGGTCAAGTGGATCCTGGGCGGCGAGTGCGGCCACATGTGGCGGGTGGTGCACCAGTACATGAACACCCTCAACGGCCCGCCCACCTGGCTGGATCGCCCGGTGAGCCCCATCACCGGCACGGTGTTCGAGAACGCGGTGTCCACCAAGATGGTGCACATCACCGAGTTCACCGCCGACCTGATCAAGAACAACAAGCTGAAGCTGGACCCCAGCCAGAACGATCACTACACCGTGACCTTCCACGACTCCTGCAACACCTCCCGCGGCATGGGCATGCTGGAGGAACCGCGCTATGTCATCAACAACGTGTGCAACAACTTCGTGGACATGGCGCCCCAGGTGATCCGGGAAAACACCTTCTGCTGCGGTTCGGGCTCCGGCCTAAACGCCGGTGAGTACCTGGAAATGCGCCTCAGGGGCGGCCTGCCCCGGGCCAACGCGGTCAAACGGGTGGCCGAGGACAAGGGAGTGAACATGCTCTCCTGCGTCTGCGCCATCGACCGCGCGGTGTTCCCGGCCCTGATGGACTACTGGGTGCCGGGCACCGAGGTCTGCGGCGTATCCGAGCTGGTGGCCAACGCCTTGGTCATGGAAGGCCAGGGCGAGCGCGAGTACAACCTGCGCGGCGAGGAAAACCCATCCTATGTCCCGCCTGAAGAGCCGGAAGGCGAAGGCGAGGCCGGAGAGGAGGGTGAAGAGTAA